The genomic window AGGTGATTctaatagtgtttttaataaggCATTGCATAATTACAAAAGCActttgaatattaataaattaccaaaaaggatatgaaatttaattaccaaaaagaaatattattataaaccaataatttttcatgacaaaagaatataaaaacaTCTTTGATAAAAGACTAAATTAGGATAAGCAACAAAAGAGACGGCTCCATTTATGAACATCTATATAACTCAACAGAAATCCTATTTGTTTAAAGTATATATACAATAGATACACAGCCAACAAAATCAAAATGgggcaaaatatatataatagacaCTAAAGTAGCCCTTGTTGAATAATCTCTATTGGGCTGTGTCAGTACAGTAATATGTATAATGCAAATGGCAGGGTAAAGAAGACCACTGAATGTCAAGCATTGACTATCCTTTGgagttgaatttttatttttttttcatattcttacCATTTAGTTGTTCATGTCCACATTAAAAATTCCAAAGTTGAAGAACTCCTCAAATCAAGTAATTTGACTTTTGACCTTCACCACAATTTCTGTGGGCTTATTATCAGGGTATCTAGTAATATAACGTATATGTTTATTGAGCTTCACTAACTGCTCTGAGGGTATTTCATCTGTTCTGCTCTATAAATTATGCAATTCTTTCAGCCTGGTGGCAAATGTTTTCCATACAATATGTGTCCAGTTTCAAAACCAATGGTCTTGTCTACTAGCATTTCTGAATAAATTTCTTTTGTTGGATGTTAATGAAGGGTGAGCAATATgcatcataatttaaaatttttgttgggTAAGTTTGACCCCCTTTTTTTGGTGGATGGGCTAATTTGCCAGTGAAATTAGGTAGATGATATCATGACCAATTTTTCAATAGAAGTTTTAGGTCTCTGCATAAGTAGTTCTCATACCCAATCTGGTAATGGTAGAAGCTGGGCAAGGGCCCTACTTCTTTCAGATGGGATACGTCTTTGCATTAGAAACAAAATTGGACTCGTGAAAAATACCCTCTACAACACAGAAGACTGACTTTTACAACTCTTGGAACATTTAGCAGATAGTGCCACAAAATACTGGTTTGAGCAAATTTGAAACCTTGAGAGGAAGTAGATTCACTTGTGGATCACAATAGCTCAGGACATCTCTTGAACAAAAATTTCCTGAGATTCATGGAACctaattatatttatcaaattactCAGTAACCTCTGACTAGGAAACCCTATTTATGGAAATTGGTCTCAACTTGGCAATATCACAAACCAACTCCAAGAGAAACCATGAATACTGGAAAATTTTCActtcaattagaaaataaactccaaatattTCTATAGCATTGAAATCATTGtatgaaagagagagagagctgaGCCCCTTTCACAATCATTATTAGAAAAGCAAAACATAAATGCCTAGGATCCAATTCAATAAACACCCACAACTTGTAAAAAGGGATCAGTGGATCAAAACCTCACTGGGACATAATTCTCCAGAACCCGTatggaaaaaattaataataataagaataagaataataaagtaaaaaatcacaaaatttaaGACAAATAACAGCAATGAAACAACACCCATGTCAAATTAAACAACAAGATATTGCCTAGCAAAGTCTTTCTAACTTCAAAAACCACCAAGAGAGAAAATATATCcaaaaaaggaagataaaagaaaaattataacaGAAGaacacaattaaaaaaaaaaaaaaaagaaagaaagaaagaaagaaacgaATGAGTCACCAATAAAACCCCATCAAAGTTACTCCAAATGATTGAAGCAGCACCTGAACTCCAAAACCCTAAACAGCCCAATTGGAGATGCAGACGAGAACAGAGAGAGAGATTGCTTGCAAGATTCATTCTCTAAAACTCTCTGTCGTGACACGGACAAAAATTAAGGTCTGGAAGTGATTCTTGTATAAATGATTTTAGGATTTACAGATTTTATCGATACTCAACGGAACCGGAACCGTTTCATTTTCCAACACTTTCCTCCTAACCAAACAATCCCTAACCCTAACCAACATTTCAAGCCaatcaaacattaaaaagaaagaagaagagaagagagtaCCTCGAGTTCAACGATTttgaatgagagagagagagagagagctttcAGACTCGAGTCTCGGAGGGAAAGTGAAGGAGGGAAACGGAAAGGAAAAGGGCGGGTATCACTTGGGCTATTTcctaaatatttgaaaattttgaagtgttttcttttttttcaaagaaacgCCCTCTTTTAAATAATCATTTCttgtcttttaaaattttcaagcttAAGTCACCATAAATTAGTATTTACACGACTGTTTTTTTACaggttttcaatattttataacagtttttaaaaacggttgtctaatgttttataaaataaactgtatatttaaaaatctaaaatatttttaatatgttttaaatgtttttaaatatattttaaaaataatttttgtattaagtgttttatttttaatcattttttatgtttgtaaaattattttttaaaataatcagagaaaataagtaaaaataattaaaagatattctttaaaaatattttattttttattttttaaaacaaaaaatataatataatttttttattatcaaaagcgttccattttttatttatttattaaactttcGTATCTATGACTCAAACCCTTGGGAAATGTTATGTATgggaagaatataaaaataaagaaaaaagtataGATTcactataaaattttaattattaattatgtattgcttaattaataatatatttacttaataagaaaattcaaaaaatagatgtgaatagaaaaaaattcataatatatcatattttatctatttttttattgattagattcatattttaagttttgaattgtttttaaaaatagttaatttattaataaatttaatataaagtgttatttgatttgaagtttattttttcagggaaaaaatttataaaaatataattatattcaaaaaagaaataacaGTAATTATGAAccaatttttatctataaatttttttggtattaataggtttattatttgattttcaaaataataataaaattatattttatgtatGTTTTATTCTTCTTATTGAGAAATTGTTTTATTCTCACTTACAGTGTTTCACTAATATCTTATTGGGTTCCAAAATATCAATAGTTAACAGTTAACACCtcattctcatttatttatttttattttttattttttattttttcatcaattttgtaAGGGAATATTGGTTTTTGACATATTTATTGGGCTAGGCTTAGGCCCAACTAAAACGGTTAAGGAATTTGCCCATCTACGGCCCATGGCAACTTCACTCTAAACTTGTCATAGAGCCCATATATGTACCTTTCATTTTCACAACAACCAAAATACTTGAAAATCcccaattatttaatttttatacaaaagaattataaaataaataaaataagtttaaggtaatatataaaaataatttattaattttaaatttattttattttctttccctttaaaTTCCTACTGTCctagaaaattggaaaaaaaataaaaaataaaaaaatagatttaaaattaataaattatttttatttgttatttcaaacttattttatttatattaattattttatataaagattaaataaatttaaaatatataaatttttaattaatttaaattataatttattttcttttaacatttctcagtaaccaaacatggtctaagaattttaaattttatatattttgcatAACCAGGGAGGTCAAATAAATTGGACGACATAAATCCCAggaaatccaaaagaaaaataatatatagatGATGGATAATTGCAGTAATCCAAAAGCCCATCATTTAAAATCAGGGTtaatgatgatggtgatgacAATAAAAAGAATGGGTGTTTGATGATGTTTTCTTGAGTTGGTTACTAAATTCATAGGCCTAATCATTCTCACACTTTAAAGTCGTCCACCATGGATTATTCAAAGCCCTCCAAATGCTCATACTCTTTGACTTCTTTGAGCATACAATTATATCATTAGTTGCCGTGTTTGAAGTTTGAACATGAAGGTGTTGGGTGTTGGGTGTTGGGAGTTTCAAACCTGGAAGGAAAATTTTATGTTTGGATGGAaggaaaataagtttttgacTTCCCCATGTTGGGAGAGGCTCAGGATGTTGCATGCATCACCAAATAATAATTATTGGGTCATGGAAGGTGAAGCGTAATTTTGGACTTATTTTGGTAATGTTTTGGAAATTATTccacttgtttgtttgttttttgttttttagttattttttttcttagtattctTCAAGATCCAAACACAAcctaatgaaaaataaagaaaaacaaaattctaaagaaaaaaaatttgatatttaaaaatttacataaacaatatatgtaGGAGTTATTAaagtaatttcaattttaaaattttaaatgcatCATTATAtgtaatcaaaattaattaaagtaatttaaattGTTGATTCAATCTACGATATTAGAGTGCAAAAATATTACTCTTAAATTCGGATGGGTCACCTAAATAATGACTTTTACCAAATaccaattaattttcaaatgaaatgatCAAGATCCGATCTAACGATTGGTATTAAAATCAAAGACCGTGAACTCAAGTCACGAAAGCATCAATATtgttattaaacttaaaaatgaatCACTCAAATGATTATTCATTGAGCATTAATAGGTTTTCaggtagtttttaaaatttaaattaattttaaatatcatgtgaaaataaaaggaaaagataaaaagttggtataattgaaattatgaaatgaTCAACCTTTCAAATCATTAAACATGGTGATCCTTGTAAGTCATTATCACACATAGCCTACCTTATACGATAATTTTCCCCTTTTCTCTTCAATTTCTAAGTTCTCCGAAACATTAATAATCCATTTCAATAAACACtagatttttatgaaaattaggaaaataaattaatatgatatttttaaacttataaaTTTTGTTACCTTGATGGTAAACTTATGTGGAGTGCTTTTCATCCACTTGAAAAAGTGTATTTTAGGAAATTCGAATAATGCTTGATtgcataaatttttatataatttttaatttatgatgataaatttggttttgaataaatgaatttctatttttttttcaaataagggTAATTTTCCCAAAAAGTTTTCTTCCGCTTCTTGTtgtaaaattatcaaaaataatttgaaaaaaaaaatgttttcgtgtataaaaataattacaaaataaaaagtctaaaaaaataattcaaattttatatactcGTTGATCAAATATAGTATTTAAAATGATCAAATGTATtacatttaacaaaaaataataataaaatactaattatttttagataacgtttaaaatttatattttataaatttgagtttttatttgacaattttttttattcatgtgagtgtatgaaaacataattttccttttaattttatattttaataaaaaataaaattaaaaatatcaaacatgtttaatatttacaaaaactaaaaatacaattaaaaataattaaagataaaCATATCCCATCATGTAAGAAAgggtttataaaataaaaatttgaagtattaattttttttttactattttaatatttaaaaattttaaaaaggaattttcaACGAGATGACAGGTGTAATGCGAAAAAGATGCAACATTCAACAACTTGAAGCCGGAATGAGCAGTCTATATTTTGACAGGTCTTatccaattattttaaaataaatacaaatttattaatttttttaatgactaTCTCCACaatttgatatatataggtaaataaaaaatgtattaaaacgAAGAAAAACATATCGCAAAAAGGGACACGAAGATACAAAAATCCGTTATGGCATTTTTCCACAAAGTCTAGTAATAATAAAGAAACATTCTTAATATATAAATTCCACCTAACTGATAGTCggtataaaatttaaaatttaataataataatttatttattattatttaaaaaaattattatgatggTGGGCCCAAATGGAAGAAACCAACAAAAAGGCCagattttaattaaaagaagGCGGCTTAGACTCAACAACACAAATTCATCGCCTATAATATCCACGTCATACAAGAAAcagaataattaattaattaaataaatacacGTATGGTTTCCATTTTTGACTTATTCTCATCAAGAtgtgaattattttctatatatatggaaaatatTATACTGAGAGATCGAAGTGGGAGAAATTTTGAGGGACAGGGAAAGAAAGAGAGGAAGGGAAGCCATGATTGCGTTGCAGAGATCTTCAAATTCATACAGAAAGCAAGGCTCCTCTGGGCGTGTTTGGGAAGATTTGTTCCAGCAAACTACTTCATCTCTGACAGAGGGACAAGAAGATGCAAAAGCTCAATTCAAAGATGGTGTGCTACCAAGAATCAACACCACTAATCGGAGTCGATCCACCAGCGGAGGACAGCCCTTTCGCACCGGAAGGGTGTCGCCGGCGATAGAGCCGCCCTCTCCTAAGGTCTCTGCATGTGGGTTTTGCTCCGGTTTTGGAAAATCGTCGAAGTCTGGGAGAACAAAGCCTAGTAAGCGTAGATGATGGTAGTTGTGCTTTTTCTGGTGGCCGGACATGGTGTTTTCCGGCGAAATGGATGTAAGTcaggtttatatatatatatatgatttatgTTCATCTATGACCATGAAGTTTGTAGGAAttttggaaacaaaaaaaacatttctgtatttctgtttttgttgtttccaaTCAGATGGAAATGGAATCATGGAAGATGGTAGATGGATATGATTTATTTGTACAGtaattttgttttggtttgagttttcttagattttttttttttttaatgtacaAAACTCccaatattaaataaatttattttataaaaacaaaaatattacacatccctaaaaaatgttttttaaaaacatttttcaacaGCTGGTGGGGGGAtgctgatttttattttttaggcaAAAATAGagggttttttaaaatttatttttttggttcttttggGCAAAAAAAATAAGCTATTAATAATAGTCTACGTGTAAAAATGTATAAATCCCAATATGGAAAACAATGCATAAAAGAATAATTGAGTGTCCATTTagatacatttttattttttattttaaaataagaaaataatattaatttttatataaaatccaAGAATTcttaaaaaagtaatttttgaagaGACATAGGAGGTTgtaatttttatacaaaatttgTTACTTTTTATCTTTGACATaattactttctatttttaaaaaattaaaaatatatctaaaagaCGATGAGCAATCTAAATCAATCTTTATCTTGGCCTCATCATTACATTAATGTCAAATCCTAATATTGAttaaatgtaaaataattatccattaaaaactttaaatttgtgaaaagagTAAGTTTTTactcattaatttgaaataaaaaaataaaaaaaagaacttcAACTTTTATAAgtcaattttatctttattcatttaaaaatatatgtgcTTATTTATAAGTCACATAATTATTTTCTGAAATACCATCTTACTttctaatattaaataaaattatcaaaaaattaatttattattttaatttgatgaaAGTATTTTAcaactaaatatattataaattttttattatataatataaaatacagattattttgaaaaaattctccAAGATCCtcaaatgacaaataaaatttttctaattaataatgattttatatcaaatctaagaaaataaaaactaatcttaaaagagaaaaacacccaatagggtgaattgggtttttaaaaaaattctttttaaacacaacaaatttaaatacaaaagaaacaaatataaagagataaaattaaagaaatcaaactcagatttagtggttcgacacttccttaccTACGTCCTCAAGCTTTTAATCGAGTGAAtattccactaacttgaagtttTAACCAAACTTttaatcacctttacacttggattccgacttCAATGAGCTTTTACACAAtcttttcaagtttcaactcactttaaaattttaacactcaattaacaagaATGAATCTTTCAACCTAACTCAACAaaggctcaaatacaactcaaggctataaTGAATCACAAAGATGCACTAAATGATATACAAAAGAGGATTTAATGTATTAAGAAatgaatgagagcttttaaggcaagaacaagtgggtagacaaataaatgattgtgttatttttctcataaatgaagtggagctatttatagatttttaacatcgggagccaagaaaaccaaaaagtaGTAtctgttggagcatttaatgtttggcaggtgaccgttaccCTCGACTagacctcgaccgggaagagggAACCGATCGACCGGTACCCTAATCGATTGAGCCGATTTGGATAGTGCCTTGAtcggttcaccatttttggaacgaaaatctatatttttatggTCTTTTTTATCCTAACACTTAggtaaggtctttaggtaaaattatatgtcaattttaaaatgttttgcctaaggttcatttgatagatcTCGGATTTTGAtagaaatgtaactttaaagcataaaccaagtttttcaaagatgcatgaaatgatatgtaaattcTAAGTGCACaaatgcattcatcttacatatattttctatgattaaaggtcttccaaaagttttgatcttgcatccattaaatccttttatgaaatttcaaattaatacttgaaattatttataaatttcaaattaatacttgaaattatttataattcaaaccaattagtaactaaactatggtttgttatcatcaaaacatgattaggagaacTTTTGGGCTAACAAATTCCACTCatcttctaactttttttttttttttaataaaattgaataaaaaatttgttagttgacattaacaataaaataagaaattttaaaaattaaaaatagaattaaaactaaaatacttaaaaattaaatataattaaaacggaaaaatttaaaattaaatacaattaaaaccaaaacacttaaaaaaaaatatattgtaccccattttattttcaactttttcttgaatctatatttttttactggagtgaaagttaatatttaatttttatatttttagatttaatgttttttagttttaattctatttttaatttttaaaatttatgattttatttatctcaaataaattttcacaaaaaaaaattatcaattagcGTTATTAACCTAccaagtaaaaaatttattttagaaaataattatttgagttgTGAAAAagtaaatgtatttaaaaatatttttaaataaataaaaataaaactgatttataaaagttaatattcttttatatatatatatatatatatatatattcaattgaATGAGTAAAACCCCCACTTTtcccaaaaatttatttatcataataattttttcattaaattcaCTAAAATGGCCATTCAAATTGACAATTTGTTTGAGAattattctaataaaaatattttaatagtgGCGGTCAACACTTacgtgaaaaataataagaatttttgaaaaattcatgaCATGGCCCaccatatttaaatatgatgCCCTCCACGTCAATGATTTTCAATTGTGTGGGCCCAATTTCCAGATTTGAGAATTAAGTTGATGATGGgatcataattaccaaaaagaaaaatggggtGAGCTTTTAATTGATAACATAAAGGGGGAAGGTGCTCCACCAAACAAAAATGGTCCCGTTGAGACTTTCAAGGCCCAAAATGACTGGGCCAAGGAGGTGGGCCATTTCTGTGGGACCCCAAATGCTATGATCATTAGAGTACATTTAGTAGTACATTTACAAAacttctaatatttaaaaaaagaatgctttttttttattttaaaatcaacaaaatttccaaataatttttaaaaaaattgaaaattttaattcataaaaacactaaaagtatatttgaaggtaccaaatattttttagaaaataatataagtaaattttaacaatataaattttttttttaaattttatcaaacacttaatttttctttaagaacactttttagattaaaaacaaaaacactatcaaatagATTCTTAGAATATgctttgataataattttaagaagcgtttcaatttttttaacacttttatCCATTACTTTCAAGTGTTACAAACGCTTTTCCGAATCACTtacaaacaaactctaatatGTTTTTCCAAACCATTtacaaacaaactcttaatagatgattatttaaaaaatatttcattaaaaaaagtcaaaccaaaaatacttttagaaaaaacaCTTTGATTAAAAAACACTAAACATTATTAAATGCACTTTAATAATTTAGGTGATTGATGATATTTGATTAGTAGATGTGAATGGTAAGTATATCATCAATATGAACTCAGCCAAATTGGGGCATCTACATTtgtgatgaaaaatacattCAATTGAAGTGGGTCCCAGCCACATTTCAACAGGTTACAATTTTTCAAGAGCTGGGTGTGGAAGATATTATTGTGGCAGAAAAATTGGACCCATTTTGCAACTACATTTGACTAATTTATTCATTAACTTGTGCCATACATAAATGACATTGGCATGAGGATGGATGGTCTCATCCCATGGAATGCCATTGCAGTAGGTCCAATAATAACAGAAAGTAATATGAATTTGTAtgggaggaaagaaaaaaaaaaaggataagatGTAAGATAATAAaagtacttaaaaaaaaaaaccaatatttttttttgtttttaaatgtaaaaagataaaaatgcaATTTATTTAATATCAGGAGTTcccgaaaaataatatttatgatttttttgttaaataattagaaaacttttattttataaaatcaaaatatcataaaaacaaaaaaaattaattttataaaaataaaaattatatttatgactttttcttagataaaaaaaattttataaaatcaaaatataagcaaaaaaaaaaattaattactctTCTCTTTAATGATATGAATGGGTTTTAAGGCTTTTTATCATACTACAATTATATTGCATTGATAATGATATGGATGAATTTTAAGGCTTTTTATCAAGCTACAATAATATTGTTAGTACGTTTTGACTTGCATACCCAATTTTAGGTATTTTAGGTTTCATCTAaaattgacagaaaaaaaaaaaacaaagaagttggttttctaattaaattgaattgatTGACTTAAACcaatttatttgattattgttcATGAATCAAATCAAATTGAATGGTTTGGTTCTCGCTTCAAGTTTGGTCAATTTGGTTTTCAATGCATTCAAATTGGCCAGATCAACAAAAACCAAATCAATGAGATAAAATTTTGTCAATTTGGTTTTGAACGCATTCAAATCAGCCAGATCAGCAAAACACATGACTCTTAAAGTCAATTAACAAgtcaaatagattttttttttattttttttatttttatggataaACCCAtagaagatatattaaaaaaatggtgcTTAAATGGCAATCGAAGCATATAAGGAATATACATGAGtcaccaaaaaacaaaaatacaagcACTCACCAACCTCAATAATAACCCAACGTTAATATCCTACTTCTATACTTCTATACTTCTTTTTGACTTTATATATTAAGTCAAATAGAATTGAAATACTCGTCACACTACTATTAAAGTTATTGTCATGTATCTTGAGTGCTTCCAAATATTATGTAGAGAATGAAGACCTTAAGAGGTAGAGAGTGAGACATCATGTGGTTGGATAGTTTTCcaccatacaaaaaaaaaaaaaaaaaaaaacccacacaCAAGAGTCTCGTTGGATAAGACATTGATGAAACCGTACATGGTAAAAGAGAGATTGAAGAAGCTTTGTTAGGAGAAATATCGAATTGACCATGAAACTCATCCTAAAGTTTATAAGCTATATGGGCTTAGGGAGAAAGAGTTGAACAGAACAATAAAAGTAAGAGGAAAATGACGGTTTTCAATGGAAGGCAAAATTGTTTAGAGAAGGTTGTCTTAGTTGTCTTAGAAGAGTCTTTGAAggtcatttttataatttcacaCCCATTTTGGACAAAACTCATTTGTCAAAATAACCCTTTTGTGTTAATGGTGTCATTGTGTCAGACATTGTGGGATCTGAGTTATCAAGTTTCACACATAAACACAAGCACATATGTCTAATCCAACCAAAGCAGACACCAATTTTGACCGCTTTTCCATTCACACCTCGAGCTCCTCTCTGCCCCACCTATGCCACTCACATCACTATCCATCCCACTCTCTTCATCATCCATTTTCATTGCTTACAAGgtcatatatataaaagatggtATGATTAATGCTTGAGATAAAAGCCGGAGTTGTGTTGTGACTTGTGACATATCAAAACTTCTGTGAAACAGTAAATATTAATTGAGAGAAATACTAAAGGCACCAGCTCATCTCTCCAGCACCCTTCTCTTTTCTGGTCATAAATTATATAGTAAATGAAGCTATTTGAGTTTCTTGGTATCAAGCCTTAAATTAGGCTAAGCTACCAGAGAGACCTTCCTATGTTGGACATACAAAATATATGAGGCAGGCAACCAAGTACTGGACTTAAAACCCAAAAAGGGAGGACCAAACATAAAACACAGATATCCTCAATGTTGAAAAACCGTACAAAAATGTTTCAATCTAGAAAGGGATTCAGAAAGCTCTCTTGAGTCCATGGCTACAGGACACTTGCTAAGAAAGCTAGCATCACCTGCAGCCAAATACACTATTATATAAGATGTGGGTCTCAGAAGGCATGGGGACAAACAGCGGTTACCACAAAGAGGCTTCTAGACACCCATATGGAGACAATGGCAGTGTGAACTTACAAGGAAAGGATCAAGTGGGAACACCTACTTCGATATCTTGGAGACACCTCTTTTCAAGCTTGACTTGAGAGATAGAGGTCATCGTATTCATCACCTGGCTTCTCAACGATATCATAGAGAACATTGCTTATACATTAGATTGTGTGTAAAATGAAGAAATATCATCATTGTAAAGTATGTCACGGATGAAGATGTTGAGAGGGGT from Vitis vinifera cultivar Pinot Noir 40024 chromosome 9, ASM3070453v1 includes these protein-coding regions:
- the LOC104880258 gene encoding uncharacterized protein At1g15400, encoding MIALQRSSNSYRKQGSSGRVWEDLFQQTTSSLTEGQEDAKAQFKDGVLPRINTTNRSRSTSGGQPFRTGRVSPAIEPPSPKVSACGFCSGFGKSSKSGRTKPSKRR